The genomic region tcataaagacatctgcagtactagatcctccagttcctccagttttctcatcttctcctccacaacgttccttctgctgaatgacccaccaaggatggacaaggacaggaatgagatgagcagaagaatattagacttcaccttggagatcatctacctgttgagcggagaggtaaacttttctacattatagaacaagtcccacatagggaagggacaatacataataggaagaatccagtgtcctgtataacaacgtccagaccttccaagtgacgtcaagaagctgcaGATCAGCCAccgatatggtcagttatgtgtcatgtcaccaatgcagcaatagtaatgttgtagagcaatgagaatgaccaggaaccaggaggatcaggatgacatctatatagaaacataggagatgacggcaggaggagagcacatggtccatctagtccccccaatattatttcctttttagttttggcctcgttctattttctcaatgtctttttgtaggagaggtctccagtattacagatgtgcggtcactagaggtctatacagcggggtcacaatctccctctttctactgaggggggaatactgtgttcagttctctaagtgtctctctccatacacaggagtacacaatagtgaagaagacatcgggtgactgtacgactcccatcatccatgagtcaggaggatggagcagtagtcccatcacagagcctccccctcactcccggatacatgagaagaagatcttagaactgatctgcaagatgacggagctgctgactggagaggtgacactgctgggaatgctgggaaattctacagtaacagcactggaggtgtctgggtaatgactgtatcattgtgtgtgtcaggttcctataaggtgtcaggacgtcactgtctatctctccatggaggagtgggagtatctagaaggacacaaggatctgtacgaggaggtcatgatggaggactaccggccgcgcacatcacaaggtgagaagagacagatatatattggcattactgtgggcacaggctggactggcggtcatgttgaggccttaataccgtcatgtgcagcacatatacacgtgtgtacaatgacatgtaatgtaggagctccacaatttCGGCTCCTTTTACATCACATTAGATCCCTGTGTTtcgtgctgccggctgctcataatTCTGCATTACAggtcacattacattgtacagcgctggcggccgttctggatacaggagccatgaagACGGGCAGGACGCGctgtctcctaatgcagagttatgggcaGCCGGCAGCGAGGACTATGGGCAGTCGTGCTGTAGTCAGAAGTAAACCTGGTAATACAAGTCATGTAGAAAGACGATTATCggcacactccggcagtataatagtttcctatataatgtccgtataatcggaggttctctttaatattacaagttctgggcactagattctggagatgggacggtgatccagggatttattctgatttccagatttggagtcggggaggagttttcccctaattagacaattgtcatccacctcatggggttttatcttcctctggatcaacacggtcggattataggttggtcttgatggacttgtgtctttcttcatccttagtaactgtaacacagaatgtatggaGCTAAATTTAcctctaatataaagtacaacgtgttctgaaaaaacaatctcacaatgtcttggataagtaaaatcttATTCCCACTTCTGATACGTCTCCACATGGCGTAAACACGGCGGAACGTCCAAAACTCATTTTTGGcgcgacgtgtagatgagatttgttaaaatctcaccctcattgctactactgtaatacgctgcagattttctcgcaattaaatactttgcagaaaatctgcatcttatcagccccgtgtgcacatacccttaaagtaacacgtcagatttgagaaatggttctcttaaacaggtcaaa from Rhinoderma darwinii isolate aRhiDar2 unplaced genomic scaffold, aRhiDar2.hap1 Scaffold_2095, whole genome shotgun sequence harbors:
- the LOC142701489 gene encoding gastrula zinc finger protein XlCGF66.1-like — encoded protein: MISIFSFLHKDICSTRSSSSSSFLIFSSTTFLLLNDPPRMDKDRNEMSRRILDFTLEIIYLLSGEEYTIVKKTSGDCTTPIIHESGGWSSSPITEPPPHSRIHEKKILELICKMTELLTGEVPIRCQDVTVYLSMEEWEYLEGHKDLYEEVMMEDYRPRTSQ